The Nitrospirota bacterium genome contains the following window.
CTTGACTCAGGCGTGTTTCAGGCAATACAGGAGGCAGCTATAGAGGCATTCAAAACAGATGATACTATCCTCAAAAAAATAAGGGATACCTATCAGGAAAGAAGGGATGTCCTCTTTGATGGCCTGCTGAGTCTGGGCATTGAGCTTGAAAAACCAAAGGCCACTTTTTATATGTGGGGAAATGTCCCGAATGGGTTTAATTCAACAAGCTTTGTAGCCCACATGCTTGACAAGGCAGGTATCCTTGCTACTCCTGGCAATGGTTTTGGCACGCCTGGTGAGGGATATGTAAGGTTTGCCCTCACAGCCCCTGTTGAAAGGATTAGAGAATCTGTAGAAAGGCTCAGGAAGATACTGTAATTCGACAAAGCTCATTAACCCGAAAAATGCGTTAACCACAGAGACACGGTCGATGACTCGTAGAGAGACGCTGAGAAAAAACTGAAATATAACACCACGAAGAGCACGAAGAACACTAAGTTCTTTATTTTTTCTTCGTGAACTTCGTGTTCTTTGTGGTTTAAAAAATCATATCCTCTGTGTCTCTGTGCCTCAGTGGTTTTCTTAATGCATAATCTGGAATTAACAATGGCAACAGCTTACATAGGAATCGGCTCTAATCTCGGCAACAGGGAAGAAAACTGCTTCAGGGCTATCGAGTTACTGATAGAAAAGGGTGTAAAGGTTACAAAGCGCTCATCTCTCTATAAGACAGCGCCCTGGGGAATCAAAGACCAGCCTGAATTTATCAATATGGCTATAGAAGTAGAGACAGAGGTAGTGCCCGGAGAATTATTAAGAATACTGAAAGAAATCGAAGTCAGGCTCGGCCGAAACAAAGGTAAACGATGGGGCCCAAGGGTTATAGACCTTGATATATTATTTTACGATGACCTGGTTCTGAAAACCCCTGACCTCGATATACCTCATCCAGAAATGCAAAAGAGAACATTTGTCCTTGAACCCCTATCAGAAATAGCCCCTGATAAAATACATCCTGTACTGAAGACAACTGTTAAAGACCTCCTTTTTAAGTCCAGAGAGGCCTCCGCAAATTAGATAAATCAAGAAGCTCCAACTATTCTCCCAAAATTTCTCAAGACCATAAGCCCCATCTTCTGGCTCTTTTCAGGATGGAACTGGGTTGCAAAGATATTATCCTTCCACACCATAGAGGTAAATGTAACGCCATAATCTGTGGTTGTGGAGACTACAGCATTATCCTCAGGAACAACATAGAAAGAGTGCACAAAGTAGAAATAACAGCCATCAGAAATCCCTTCGAGAAGAGGGTTCTTCCTTACGACTTTTATTTCATTCCAGCCCATGTGAGGCACTTTCAATTCATTAACCGGAAACCGCACAACTTTCCCCTTGAATATATCAAGGCCTCTGCATTGGCCGAATTCTTCGGATTCGCTGAACAGGATCTGAAGCCCAAGGCAAATGCCAAGATAGGGCTTGCCTTTTTCAATAGAGCGGACAACGGTATCAGTGAGCTTAAGGTTTGTAAGTTCGCGCATACAGTCCCTGAAGGCACCAACCCCTGGAAGGACAACTCCATCTGCATCATCGATAACCCTGGAGTCACTTGTAACCACGGCATCAACACCTACCTTGAGAAAACCCTTTTCAACGCTCCTCAGGTTTCCCATCCCATAATCAACTATTGCTATCATAATCTCCTGAAAACCACTCCCTTAAGTCCTCATCATAGTAGACAGTGTAAATTGAATCCTTATTTATCTTTATCCTGAAATATCTTTTGCCGGGCTCTATCCACTGTTTGATGATTTCAGATACCTCATGCCTCACATCTTCAATAATTATAGCCTTGGGATATTCTTCGCCCCTGTAACCAGAATGCGCAACTACTTTAATCACTTTTTCATAGGCATAGAAGGAGGAGCCTGGAATTTCTGAGGTTTCTCTGTAATCTCACTCACTGCCCCGCTCATACCAAACCTCGTAAGCTCCAGAGTCGTATCCCCCATTTTAGCGGAGACAATAAATGTGGGGACATTTGATGAGAGCCAGCTCTCTGCAACAACAGTCCTGCAGATGGAATCAAAAACCACCACATAGGTAGTATCAAAGCTACCTGCCTTCACTGTAATTTTTGCCTTATCTATTTTAGGTGGACAGCCGCTGCTCTGACCGGTCTCTTTTCCTGTCTCACTTTTTGGCTCTAACACCTCAACAGGCATCTCCATGGCAGGGGCATTGCCCTCTTTTACTATAAGCTTCAGGACTTTGCCCGAATCAGATATTAAAACCTTTGAGATTATGACACCACTGTTTTTTAAAGTTGACTTCATCTCAAACCATATGTTCTCTCCATCTTTGCCAACTACAGAATACTTCATTATCCCATCTTCCGGGCCTTTCATCTGATACTCGGCCCACGAACCAACCTTCATCTTTGTAAACTTGAAGCCGCTTTCTCCTGGAATCATAGGTGAGAGGCTAAACGCATGAACAATGCCTGGAATAAAAAAACTTAAAAGAAATAACGCAAAAAATCTCTTCATCACTTCCTCCTTTTAGATTGTGAAATAATTTCACTCCAGATTTTTATATAAAAATATAACATAAAACAACATCAATTTTTTGGGGAGAGGGACACTTTATTTCTTACTTAAAATTTCTTTTAACTTATCCTTGATTTTTTGGGGGTGCGAACCATGCCAGTAGATTCTGCCGCAGCCTGGGCATTTATTGAATAAGTCTGAATGCAAAAAAACATATTCTGGAACAGACCCCTGCACTTGCATTTTTGAGACCCTCTGGAGGAGGCTGTTGCATTCAACACATCTATGCATCAGAGAAAAATTTTTCAGGTTAAAGTGTGTTACTACAGCTTTCAGTTGTTCAAACGGGTCGTTATCGATTAATAAGAAAAATTTCTTCGGCTCCTCGACTCCCGACTCCTGACTCCCCGGCCTCGCTCCGCGAAGCGGGGCGGGCCTGACTTCTTTTAGTTCCCTCACTTTTATAAGACTCGTGTCTCTTGTTAAGACAAGACGGCCCTGCTCTTTCGCTATTCTCAGGAGAAGACTATTTTCGATCTCAGGATAATAGATGGTATCAAAACCAAGGAGTCTCAGCCACTTGGCAAGGCGACCGAGCATTGAGTCAGCAATAAACTTCATGTCAGAACAAAAAATTAGTTAACCACAGAGGACACAGAGGAAAAAATATTTTTAAATTCAGTGAAGCCCCGACTAAAAGGCGGGGGGCTTTACTATTCCTCTATTTTTTCCACAAATGTATCTCTGTAACAGCTCATCCCTGTACCGGCAGGAATAAGTCTGCCCATTATTACATTCTCTTTGAGCCCCCTGAGTACATCCACCATACCATTGATAGCCGCCTCGGTGAGAACTTTTGTAGTCTCCTGGAAAGAAGCAGCAGAAATAAAACTCTCTGTGGTAAGGGATGCCTTTGTAATACCGAGTAGCAGAGGCTTTGCCTGAGATGGCTTGCCTTTTTTTGCCAGCACCCTTTCATTCTCTTCGATAAAAGTGCGTTTGTCTACGTGTTCGCCAACAAGGAAATCAGTATCGCCTGGATTTTCGATCCTCACTTTCCTCATCATCTGTCTCACTATAACTTCTATGTGTTTATCATTGATTGAGACACCTTGCAGCCTATATACCTTCTGTACCTCATCGACGAGATATCGCTGAAGCTCCTTAGGGCCTAATATTTCAAGTATGTTGTGGGGGTTAACCGAGCCATCCATCAAAGGTTCCCCTGCCTTTACCCAGTCACCTTCATGGACACTCACATGCTTACCCTTTGGAATTAAATACTCCCTTGTGTCTGTGCCTCCTTTAACAACCACTGCCCTCATGCCTTTGTGGAATCCACGAAACTCAACAATACCGTCTATCTCGCTGACAATAGCCTGTTCTTTGGGTTTCCTGGCCTCAAATAGCTCTGCTACCCTCGGCAGCCCCCCTGTGATGTCTTTTGTCTTTGTGGTTTCTCTCGGGATCTTGGCTATGACATCTCCTGGATAGACCATATCCCCTTTTTCGACAAGGACGTGGGCTCCAGAAGGCAACAAATACCTTGCAGGATTGTTGGTGCTGGGGATTTTTAAAGTCGTCTTGCCATGTTCATCTTTTATTGATATCCTTGGCCTCGTATTGGCTGGATATTCGATAATGACCTTATGCGCAAGGCCTGTAACCTCATCCACTTCCTCTTTCACTGTAACGCCTTCTACTATATCGCCAAGAGCGACCTTTCCTCCTACCTCGGTAAGGATAGGGATCGAATATGGGTCCCATTCAACAAGCCTCTGCCCGACATCCACCTTCTGGTCATCTGCGACCCTTAGTTTTGCACCATAGACAACAGTGTACTTTTCCTTTTCCCTGCCTTTCGGGTCAACAATGGCAATGCTTCCATTACGGTTCATCACTACAAAAAGGCCTTCCCTGTCTTTAACTGTCATAAGGTTGATAAACTTTACTGTCCCGGGATTTTTAGCCTCAAGGATGGTCTGCTCCACCAGCTTTGTTGCAGCACCACCAATATGGAATGTCCTCATGGTAAGCTGGGTACCTGGCTCACCAATGGACTGAGCTGCAATTATACCGACAGCTTCACCAATCTCTACCTTATCTCCCCTGCTGAGGTCCCGTCCATAACATTTTTTGCACACACCGTATTTAGATTGACATGTAAGGACAGAACGTATTTTTACCTTATCAATTCCAGCATCTATTACCCTCTGGGTAAGCTCATCGTTTATTTCTTTACCCTTTGCTACTATCAATTCTTTTGTAATAGTGTCCTTCACATCTTCCGCTGCAGCTCTGCCAAAAATCCTCTCTTCAAGAGGTTCAATAATTTCACCGCCCTCGACAAGACTCGTAACATAAATCCCGTCATGGGTCCGGCAATCATCCTCTGTAATTATAACGTCCTGGGCGACGTCAACGAGTCTCCTTGTAAGGTATCCTGAATTTGCAGTCTTGAGAGCCGTATCCGCTAAACCTTTTCTTGCGCCATGCGTTGAGATAAAATACTGAAGCGGTGTGAGACCCTCCCTGAAATTTGCAGTTATCGGCGTTTCAATTATTTCTCCAGAAGGTTTTGCCATCAGTCCTCTCATTCCGGCAAGCTGTCTGATCTGGGCTGTGGAACCCCTTGCCCCTGAATCCGCCATCATAAAGATGCTGTTAAAGGAACGTCGCTCTTTGAGGTCTTCTTCATTGAGTTTTTTACCACCTTCAGCGCCGAGTTCCTTCATCATTTCATCTGCAATTCTTTCGGTAACATGCGCCCATATATCTATGACCTTATTATAACGTTCGCCGTTTGTGATCAATCCCTCAGAGTATTGTCTCTGGACATCCATTATTTCCATCTCTGCTTCTTTTATAAATTGAGCCTTTTTCGAAGGTACATGCATATCGTCTATGCAGATTGACATTCCAGATTTTGTTGCATAACGGAACCCAAGCTTCTCAATGTTATCCAGAAACACAACAGTAGCCCTTTTTCCGGCTTTCTTGTAACAGTATTCTACAAGTTTGCCGATTTCTTTTTTGGTCATCTCCCTGTTAACCATAGAAAATTGGATACCCTCTGGCAAAATCTCACCGAAAATAACGCGCCCCACTGTTGTATCAATAATAGAACCATCCATCCTGACTTTTATTCTTGTGTGTTCCCCGACCTCATTTGCATCATAGGCAATCCTTACCTCTTCAGGCCCTGAAAAAACTTTACCCTCCCATTTTGTCCCTTTCTTCTCCTTTGTAAGGTAGTAAATACCAAGAACCATATCCTGTGTAGGTGTAGCAATAGGCTTGCCGCTAGCAGGAGAGAGAATATTGCCCACAGACATCATCAATACCCTCGCTTCTACCTGGGACTCCATAGAAAGCGGAACATGCACTGCCA
Protein-coding sequences here:
- the rpoC gene encoding DNA-directed RNA polymerase subunit beta' yields the protein MVNDVYSIFEKPKNPTEFESITVKLASPEKIRAWSYGEVKKPETINYRTFKPERDGLFCAKIFGPIKDWECICGKYKRMKHRGVVCDKCGVEVIQSKVRRERLGHIELATPVAHVWFLKGVPSRIGTLLDIGMRQLEKVLYFENYIVVDIGDTSLKEKDLLTEEEYKKKLQEFGERFKAGIGAEAVRELLRRVDLDALATELRMKIHDSQSLGVKRKLTKRLRVVEAFRKSDNKPEWMIMDVIPVLPPDLRPLVPLEGGRFATSDLNDLYRRVINRNNRLKRLMELKAPGVIIRNEKRMLQESVDALFDNGRRSKVLKTTTKRPLKSLSDMIKGKQGRFRQNLLGKRVDYSGRSVIVVGPELRLHQCGLPKRMALELFKPFIFAKLEEKGHVTTIKAAKKMVEQERPEVWDALEEVIGEHVVLLNRAPTLHRLGIQAFDPVLVEGKAIKLHPLVCTAFNADFDGDQMAVHVPLSMESQVEARVLMMSVGNILSPASGKPIATPTQDMVLGIYYLTKEKKGTKWEGKVFSGPEEVRIAYDANEVGEHTRIKVRMDGSIIDTTVGRVIFGEILPEGIQFSMVNREMTKKEIGKLVEYCYKKAGKRATVVFLDNIEKLGFRYATKSGMSICIDDMHVPSKKAQFIKEAEMEIMDVQRQYSEGLITNGERYNKVIDIWAHVTERIADEMMKELGAEGGKKLNEEDLKERRSFNSIFMMADSGARGSTAQIRQLAGMRGLMAKPSGEIIETPITANFREGLTPLQYFISTHGARKGLADTALKTANSGYLTRRLVDVAQDVIITEDDCRTHDGIYVTSLVEGGEIIEPLEERIFGRAAAEDVKDTITKELIVAKGKEINDELTQRVIDAGIDKVKIRSVLTCQSKYGVCKKCYGRDLSRGDKVEIGEAVGIIAAQSIGEPGTQLTMRTFHIGGAATKLVEQTILEAKNPGTVKFINLMTVKDREGLFVVMNRNGSIAIVDPKGREKEKYTVVYGAKLRVADDQKVDVGQRLVEWDPYSIPILTEVGGKVALGDIVEGVTVKEEVDEVTGLAHKVIIEYPANTRPRISIKDEHGKTTLKIPSTNNPARYLLPSGAHVLVEKGDMVYPGDVIAKIPRETTKTKDITGGLPRVAELFEARKPKEQAIVSEIDGIVEFRGFHKGMRAVVVKGGTDTREYLIPKGKHVSVHEGDWVKAGEPLMDGSVNPHNILEILGPKELQRYLVDEVQKVYRLQGVSINDKHIEVIVRQMMRKVRIENPGDTDFLVGEHVDKRTFIEENERVLAKKGKPSQAKPLLLGITKASLTTESFISAASFQETTKVLTEAAINGMVDVLRGLKENVIMGRLIPAGTGMSCYRDTFVEKIEE
- the folK gene encoding 2-amino-4-hydroxy-6-hydroxymethyldihydropteridine diphosphokinase; this encodes MATAYIGIGSNLGNREENCFRAIELLIEKGVKVTKRSSLYKTAPWGIKDQPEFINMAIEVETEVVPGELLRILKEIEVRLGRNKGKRWGPRVIDLDILFYDDLVLKTPDLDIPHPEMQKRTFVLEPLSEIAPDKIHPVLKTTVKDLLFKSREASAN
- a CDS encoding aminotransferase class I/II-fold pyridoxal phosphate-dependent enzyme — encoded protein: LDSGVFQAIQEAAIEAFKTDDTILKKIRDTYQERRDVLFDGLLSLGIELEKPKATFYMWGNVPNGFNSTSFVAHMLDKAGILATPGNGFGTPGEGYVRFALTAPVERIRESVERLRKIL
- the hisH gene encoding imidazole glycerol phosphate synthase subunit HisH, coding for MIAIVDYGMGNLRSVEKGFLKVGVDAVVTSDSRVIDDADGVVLPGVGAFRDCMRELTNLKLTDTVVRSIEKGKPYLGICLGLQILFSESEEFGQCRGLDIFKGKVVRFPVNELKVPHMGWNEIKVVRKNPLLEGISDGCYFYFVHSFYVVPEDNAVVSTTTDYGVTFTSMVWKDNIFATQFHPEKSQKMGLMVLRNFGRIVGAS
- a CDS encoding Mut7-C RNAse domain-containing protein is translated as MKFIADSMLGRLAKWLRLLGFDTIYYPEIENSLLLRIAKEQGRLVLTRDTSLIKVRELKEVRPAPLRGARPGSQESGVEEPKKFFLLIDNDPFEQLKAVVTHFNLKNFSLMHRCVECNSLLQRVSKMQVQGSVPEYVFLHSDLFNKCPGCGRIYWHGSHPQKIKDKLKEILSKK